The nucleotide sequence GTAAAGTATTTGGAGGTGGCTAATATAGCAAAGGATGTTCAAATTAATGGTGAAATTAAATTTAAAGAGTTGAGGGTTATAGATAGTGATGGTTCTCAGCTTGGAATTATGCAAGCAAGGGATGCGTTGAAAATTGCAGAGGATAGAGAATTAGATTTAGTAGTTATTTCACCGACTGCGAATCCACCAGTATCTAGGATAATGGATTATGGTAAGCATGTTTATGAATTGTCTAAAAGACAAAAAGAAGCGAGGAAAAATCAAAAGACTATAAATATTAAAGAGATAAGAGTTAGTCCGTCTATAGAAGAACATGATATCAATATAAAAGCTAATAATGCTAAGAAGTTTTTAAAAAGTGGAGATAAAGTAAAGATTACCGTAAGATTTAGAGGAAGAGAAGCAGACTATAGTTACATAGGAGAAAAGATATTAGATAATTTTATTGAGATATTAAAAGAATATGGAGCTCCAGATAAAAAAGCCAAATTAGAAGGTAGAAACATGAGCTTAATTATGTCTCCAAAGAAATAAGAAATATTAATGATTATAGGAGGTATTTTGAGATGCCAAAAATGAAAACTAAGAAAGCTATTGCAAAAAGATTTAGGGTTACAGGAACTGGAAATTTGAAAAGAGCACGTGCTTTTAAACAACATATTCTTACTAAGAAATCTGCAAAGAGAAAGAGAAATTTAAGAAAAGTTGGGTATGTTTCAGTTACGCAATTAAAGACTATGAAAAAATTATTACCATATGTTTAAAAATTGGAGGTAGGAGTAAATGGCTAGAGTTAAAAGAGCTGTTAATGCACGTAAAAATCATAAAAAAGTTTTGAAATTAGCTAAAGGTTACTATGGAGCGAAGTCAAAGTTATTTAAAACTGCTAATGAAACAGTTATTCGTGCTTTATGGAATTCTTATGTAGGAAGAAGATTAAGAAAGCGTGATTTTAGAAAACTTTGGATAACAAGAATAAATGCTGGTGTTAGAGAGCATGGATTAAGTTATTCAAGATTTATATTCGGATTAAAGAATGCTAATGTTAACATAAACAGAAAAATGTTATCAGAAATGGCTATAAACGATAAAGCTGCTTTTGCTGAACTTGTAAAAATTGCTAAAGAAAGTTTAAACAAATAAATGCGACTTTTTTTGTCGCATTTATTTTTATAATTTTAAATATGTGAGGATTAAATTGAAAAGTTTTAGGAAGCTATATCCTGTACAAATATTAGCATTATTTTTTGTAGTTGTAATAATAATTGGTAGTTTTTTATTGAGTTTACCTATATCAAACAATTCTGGAATTTCAACTAATTACTTAGATGCGTTATTTACAGCTACTTCAGCTACTTCTGTAACTGGGCTTGTAATTTTAGATACTGGTACATATTGGAGTTCGTTTGGAACAACTATAATTTTGTTATTAATTCAAATTGGTGGACTTGGTATAATGTCGTTTACTACATTTGGAGTTCTTAAATATGGAAATAAGATTTCTTTATATACGAGTCTTTTGATGAAAGAGGCTTTGAATGTAGATGAATTACAAGGAATGTCACGCATGATGAGGTATGTAATTATATTTGTTATGGTTACTGAATTGCTTGGTATGATTCTTTTTAGTTTTGTATTTGTACCTAAGTATGGTTTATCTCATGGATTGTATGTAAGTTTATTTACATCTATATCTGCATTTTGTAATGCGGGATTTGATATTTTTGGAAATTTTTCCAGTCTAACTTCTTATTATAACAATGCTTATGTTCTTATTGTTTGTATGATTTTAATAATTTTGGGTGGTATAGGTTTTAGTATAATAACTGAATTTATAAATTACAGATATACAAGAAAAATATCTGTAACGACTAAGATTGTTTTAATTGTAACATTGTTTTTAATAATAGTGGGAGCACTTTTATATTTTATATTTGAGTATGATAATCCATTAACTTTTCAGAATATGAGTTTGGGTGAAAAGATACTTAATAGTTTTTTTTCATCAGTATCACCTAGAACTGCAGGATTTAATTCAATAGATTTGGCGAATATTAGATCTGGAACAGTATTTTTGACGTGTATTCTTATGTTAATTGGAGGTTCTCCAGGATCTACGGCTGGAGGGATAAAAACAAGCACAGTTGGTGTTATAATATTAACGATATATCATTATATGAGAAATAAAAATAGAACTATCGTATTAGGGAAGGAAATCCCCTCTAAAACAATAAATAAAGCTTTTATCTTGACATTTGTTGCTTTGTTTTTCATAAGTACATTTGTTATATTAATTTCTATAGCTGATAAAGGAGCGTCGTTTAGATCTATAGTATTTGAAGTTTTTTCAGCATTTAATACTGTTGGTTTGAGTTTTGGTTTGACTCCTGAATTGAATAGTATAGGTAAAATATTACTTATTTTGGCTATGTATTTAGGAAGAGTGGGAACTTTGACGTTAATTTTTGCATTTACAAATACGCACGATGGACCTAAGAAAAGTAATGCTATAAAATATCCAGAGGTTAAAATTACGGTTGGATAAATTTTTTAAGGGGATGTTTCTGTGAGAAAAAAACAATTTGTTGTAATAGGTATTGGGAGATTTGGTTTTAGTGTTGCGACTAGTCTTTATAGAGCGGGTTATGATGTGTTAGCAATAGATAAAGATATAGAAAAGATTGAAGAAATTTCTACTGAGGTTACTCATGCTTTAGCACTTGATGCTACAGATGAAAAATCATTATTTAGTGTTAACATTTCAGATTATGATACAGCTATAATTGCAATTGGAGGCAGTATACAAGAAAGTTTGCTTGTAACTTTACTTGTAAAAGATGCAGGCATATCAGATATTATATGTAAGGGACAAGGAGAACTACATGGAAAGCTTTTAAAGAAGATAGGGGCTAGAAGAGTTGTATTGCCGGAGCAAGAGATGGGATTTAGACTTGCAAATAGTTTAAAATTCCAAAGTTTATTCGACTACATAGAAATATCTAAGGGATCTTCAATTGCTGAATTTACTGCACCAAAGGAATGGATTAATAAAACTATAGGGGAAATTGATATTAGAGCAAAACATGAAGTAATATTAATAGGCATTAAGAAATATCCAGAATATGAAATGGATGTTAATATAAATGCAAATACAAAAATTAAAGAACACGATCTATTAATACTTTTAGGTAGAGATGATAGGTTGTGTAAAATACAAAACAAATTTACTTTTGTTCAAAAAGAGGATTAAAAATTTGAATTATA is from Candidatus Arthromitus sp. SFB-rat-Yit and encodes:
- the infC gene encoding translation initiation factor IF-3, giving the protein MANIAKDVQINGEIKFKELRVIDSDGSQLGIMQARDALKIAEDRELDLVVISPTANPPVSRIMDYGKHVYELSKRQKEARKNQKTINIKEIRVSPSIEEHDINIKANNAKKFLKSGDKVKITVRFRGREADYSYIGEKILDNFIEILKEYGAPDKKAKLEGRNMSLIMSPKK
- the rpmI gene encoding 50S ribosomal protein L35, giving the protein MPKMKTKKAIAKRFRVTGTGNLKRARAFKQHILTKKSAKRKRNLRKVGYVSVTQLKTMKKLLPYV
- the rplT gene encoding 50S ribosomal protein L20; translation: MARVKRAVNARKNHKKVLKLAKGYYGAKSKLFKTANETVIRALWNSYVGRRLRKRDFRKLWITRINAGVREHGLSYSRFIFGLKNANVNINRKMLSEMAINDKAAFAELVKIAKESLNK
- a CDS encoding TrkH family potassium uptake protein; its protein translation is MRIKLKSFRKLYPVQILALFFVVVIIIGSFLLSLPISNNSGISTNYLDALFTATSATSVTGLVILDTGTYWSSFGTTIILLLIQIGGLGIMSFTTFGVLKYGNKISLYTSLLMKEALNVDELQGMSRMMRYVIIFVMVTELLGMILFSFVFVPKYGLSHGLYVSLFTSISAFCNAGFDIFGNFSSLTSYYNNAYVLIVCMILIILGGIGFSIITEFINYRYTRKISVTTKIVLIVTLFLIIVGALLYFIFEYDNPLTFQNMSLGEKILNSFFSSVSPRTAGFNSIDLANIRSGTVFLTCILMLIGGSPGSTAGGIKTSTVGVIILTIYHYMRNKNRTIVLGKEIPSKTINKAFILTFVALFFISTFVILISIADKGASFRSIVFEVFSAFNTVGLSFGLTPELNSIGKILLILAMYLGRVGTLTLIFAFTNTHDGPKKSNAIKYPEVKITVG
- a CDS encoding potassium channel family protein encodes the protein MRKKQFVVIGIGRFGFSVATSLYRAGYDVLAIDKDIEKIEEISTEVTHALALDATDEKSLFSVNISDYDTAIIAIGGSIQESLLVTLLVKDAGISDIICKGQGELHGKLLKKIGARRVVLPEQEMGFRLANSLKFQSLFDYIEISKGSSIAEFTAPKEWINKTIGEIDIRAKHEVILIGIKKYPEYEMDVNINANTKIKEHDLLILLGRDDRLCKIQNKFTFVQKED